In the Mytilus trossulus isolate FHL-02 chromosome 1, PNRI_Mtr1.1.1.hap1, whole genome shotgun sequence genome, one interval contains:
- the LOC134726546 gene encoding uncharacterized protein LOC134726546 isoform X1 yields MHSLLDMSKRKEKGSKQQDPVTGSDMLSNGFHGYKEGYEKLEKIGVTQRNRDFFNKIFVPVFLMVSTPNFVMLLWYTATKHKGSYGNMVYSISQASTLDSLRELWGDVHICSNFALSVVFGYCIWALLLMKCLPGKLVKGPITPKGNTPVYKDNGFSHYVVTMTTLFLLTVILKTYNLSPSVVYDNFGDILGTLNVLSAIFCIFLYIKGLYSPSSTDCGSSGNIIFDYYWGTELYPRVLGFDIKVFTNCRFGMTIWAVLVYIYALKSYELHGFVDSMIVSAILQLAYITKFFWWEAGYLSTIDIMVDRAGYYICWGCLVYVPSLYASVSLYLVNNPVYLGRFWSTFILTCGLLSISVNYFADWQKQRVRSADGDCLIWGKKPNIIRAKYTLEDGQEKESILLTSGWWGLSRHFHYIPEILLALFWTLPAGFENFMPFSYVIFLTILLTHRSFRDDDKCSSKYGPFWMDYCERVPHRIVPYLF; encoded by the exons ATGCACAGCTT attagATATGTCGAAGCGAAAAGAAAAAGGTTCGAAGCAACAAGACCCTGTCACAGGATCAGACATGTTGAGTAATGGTTTCCATGGCTACAAAGAAGGATATGAAAAGTTGGAAAAGATTGGCGTTACACAGCGTAACCGGGATTTTTTCAATAAGATATTCGTTCCTGTGTTCCTGATGGTATCAACACCTAATTTTGTCATGTTGTTATGGTACACAGCTACAAAACACAAAGGAAGTTACGGGAACATGGTTTATTCAATTAGCCAGGCATCAACGTTGGACTCTCTAAGGGAGTTGTGGGGAGATGTTCATATTTGCAGCAACTTCGCTCTTTCTGTTGTGTTTGGTTATTGCATCTGGGCATTATTACTGATGAAATGTTTGCCAGGAAAGCTAGTCAAAGGTCCAATTACTCCAAAAGGAAACACTCCAGTTTACAAAGATAATGGATTCTCGCATTATGTCGTTACCATGACTACTTTATTTCTTTTGACCGTCATTCTTAAGACGTATAACTTATCACCATCTGTAGTTTATGATAACTTTGGTGACATTCTCGGAACATTGAATGTTTTAAGTGCTATATTTTGCATCTTTCTGTACATCAAAGGTCTATATTCACCGTCTTCAACTGATTGTGGGTCCTCTGGAAACATTATATTTGACTATTACTGGGGAACCGAACTCTATCCTCGTGTACTTGGATTTGACATCAAGGTCTTCACTAACTGTAGATTTGGAATGACAATTTGGGCCGTGCTTGTTTATATTTATGCTTTAAAGAGCTACGAACTTCATGGATTTGTTGACAGTATGATCGTATCAGCAATTTTGCAATTGGCATATATCACAAAGTTCTTTTGGTGGGAAGCAGGATATTTGAGCACCATAGACATCATGGTTGACCGCGCTGGATATTATATATGTTGGGGATGCTTAGTATACGTACCTTCTTTGTATGCCTCAGTAAGCCTCTATCTGGTAAACAACCCCGTTTATCTTGGTAGGTTCTGGTCGACATTTATTTTAACCTGTGGACTATTGTCGATCTCCGTGAATTATTTCGCAGACTGGCAGAAACAGCGCGTGCGATCAGCAGACGGAGATTGTCTTATTTGGGGAAAGAAACCGAACATCATTAGAGCCAAGTATACGCTTGAAGACGGACAAGAGAAGGAAAGTATACTTCTAACCTCCGGATGGTGGGGACTTTCTCGCCATTTCCACTACATACCTGAGATTTTGTTAGCCTTGTTCTGGACATTACCAGCAGGATTTGAGAACTTCATGCCATTTTCTTACGTCATCTTCCTCACTATACTCCTGACGCACCGTAGCTTCCGAGACGACGACAAATGCAGTTCCAAGTATGGCCCCTTCTGGATGGACTATTGCGAGCGAGTACCACACAGAATTGTTCCGTATTTATTTTAG
- the LOC134726546 gene encoding uncharacterized protein LOC134726546 isoform X2 yields the protein MSKRKEKGSKQQDPVTGSDMLSNGFHGYKEGYEKLEKIGVTQRNRDFFNKIFVPVFLMVSTPNFVMLLWYTATKHKGSYGNMVYSISQASTLDSLRELWGDVHICSNFALSVVFGYCIWALLLMKCLPGKLVKGPITPKGNTPVYKDNGFSHYVVTMTTLFLLTVILKTYNLSPSVVYDNFGDILGTLNVLSAIFCIFLYIKGLYSPSSTDCGSSGNIIFDYYWGTELYPRVLGFDIKVFTNCRFGMTIWAVLVYIYALKSYELHGFVDSMIVSAILQLAYITKFFWWEAGYLSTIDIMVDRAGYYICWGCLVYVPSLYASVSLYLVNNPVYLGRFWSTFILTCGLLSISVNYFADWQKQRVRSADGDCLIWGKKPNIIRAKYTLEDGQEKESILLTSGWWGLSRHFHYIPEILLALFWTLPAGFENFMPFSYVIFLTILLTHRSFRDDDKCSSKYGPFWMDYCERVPHRIVPYLF from the coding sequence ATGTCGAAGCGAAAAGAAAAAGGTTCGAAGCAACAAGACCCTGTCACAGGATCAGACATGTTGAGTAATGGTTTCCATGGCTACAAAGAAGGATATGAAAAGTTGGAAAAGATTGGCGTTACACAGCGTAACCGGGATTTTTTCAATAAGATATTCGTTCCTGTGTTCCTGATGGTATCAACACCTAATTTTGTCATGTTGTTATGGTACACAGCTACAAAACACAAAGGAAGTTACGGGAACATGGTTTATTCAATTAGCCAGGCATCAACGTTGGACTCTCTAAGGGAGTTGTGGGGAGATGTTCATATTTGCAGCAACTTCGCTCTTTCTGTTGTGTTTGGTTATTGCATCTGGGCATTATTACTGATGAAATGTTTGCCAGGAAAGCTAGTCAAAGGTCCAATTACTCCAAAAGGAAACACTCCAGTTTACAAAGATAATGGATTCTCGCATTATGTCGTTACCATGACTACTTTATTTCTTTTGACCGTCATTCTTAAGACGTATAACTTATCACCATCTGTAGTTTATGATAACTTTGGTGACATTCTCGGAACATTGAATGTTTTAAGTGCTATATTTTGCATCTTTCTGTACATCAAAGGTCTATATTCACCGTCTTCAACTGATTGTGGGTCCTCTGGAAACATTATATTTGACTATTACTGGGGAACCGAACTCTATCCTCGTGTACTTGGATTTGACATCAAGGTCTTCACTAACTGTAGATTTGGAATGACAATTTGGGCCGTGCTTGTTTATATTTATGCTTTAAAGAGCTACGAACTTCATGGATTTGTTGACAGTATGATCGTATCAGCAATTTTGCAATTGGCATATATCACAAAGTTCTTTTGGTGGGAAGCAGGATATTTGAGCACCATAGACATCATGGTTGACCGCGCTGGATATTATATATGTTGGGGATGCTTAGTATACGTACCTTCTTTGTATGCCTCAGTAAGCCTCTATCTGGTAAACAACCCCGTTTATCTTGGTAGGTTCTGGTCGACATTTATTTTAACCTGTGGACTATTGTCGATCTCCGTGAATTATTTCGCAGACTGGCAGAAACAGCGCGTGCGATCAGCAGACGGAGATTGTCTTATTTGGGGAAAGAAACCGAACATCATTAGAGCCAAGTATACGCTTGAAGACGGACAAGAGAAGGAAAGTATACTTCTAACCTCCGGATGGTGGGGACTTTCTCGCCATTTCCACTACATACCTGAGATTTTGTTAGCCTTGTTCTGGACATTACCAGCAGGATTTGAGAACTTCATGCCATTTTCTTACGTCATCTTCCTCACTATACTCCTGACGCACCGTAGCTTCCGAGACGACGACAAATGCAGTTCCAAGTATGGCCCCTTCTGGATGGACTATTGCGAGCGAGTACCACACAGAATTGTTCCGTATTTATTTTAG